From the Chiroxiphia lanceolata isolate bChiLan1 chromosome 6, bChiLan1.pri, whole genome shotgun sequence genome, the window aaaaaaaaaaaatcactaggAGACTTAAAGCAAGAATGTGTACCAAGAATTATCCCATGAACTAAGAATCTGGACTGTTTGTCGCTTTTTTTCATTACTCACACTGGCTTGTACATTTTTAGCATGCAAAAGCTCGCTGGCTTTATTAGAATTCTGTACGAAAAGATACACCAGTAAAATTAGTATTAATACTGTTCTTCAAGGGGAAATTTCTTTGGAATAATATAAACAGCATCAGAAGGGGGAAGTATTGGGCTGTGTCTTGTCTTACACTGATAAGCTTCAACTGCATTTCCTCACACATATGATATTGCTTCTACGCAATGTAAATGTAGGTTGCACAAAAGCTGTTAccagaggtggaaaaaaaaaataaatctcagctctgacaaaaatacctttcaaaAATGAGTCTTTTATCAACATATATTAATCTTGTTATAATGGCTTCATAAAACAGGCATTTGTCCAGTTTATTCAGCTGTGCCCCAGGTCTCTGACTCCATTAACAGCAATGGAATTCCGGTAGTTCTACCTGTTCTTCACCCTAGGCAAGCACAAATCATAAACCCAGTCTGTACTgagctacattttttttgttaagaagTAATAGCTATCCTACAACCAGCATGCCTTGCTCTAGGCAGCAGCTTCCACTTCGAAATGGCTACTATTTTCATCGTGATCAGCACACTAATTATCCACTGGAAACAGAAATCTATCCATTTGGAATTGTTATGTCCCACTCACACGCACTGGAACAACCAAGGAATCTACCAATGACCCCTTAATTAATGTGCATCCAACTCTACACTCATGCTGCTCTTAAAAGGTGGATTTCAAAAGATGGAGCACAACTGctcattttactttgttttctgcttgttctgCCAAATGATGCATCTGTTCAAACATGAAGACCCCCCCCAAGTGATTTGGGCCTACCAGTCAATTACTGGTAAGATGGACCCCCCTCAGAGGAAGTCAGCCCCTCAAACACCCTTCCAAGTTTGAGCAAGCACAACCTACAGAGAAATATCACAAATTCTTAACAAGTCATCTTTCACTACATAGTTATAAATGCCACCATTGGGTTGGTTCATTTAGAATACTGGTAAAAAAATGTGAGCCCAAACTGACCTGAACTAATTTGAGTTTCAAATCATACAACCTTTCAAAGTATTTAATCTTTCGAccttatttattaaatttactACATTGCATATAAAACTACCATATTTGACATTCCTTACAACGTGAATCATTGTATGAGATGATTCATCCCATGAGGGGATTATAAATTGTAAAATGgctgaaaatgttaaaaatgtgaattttagaATCTATGGGACTTGACGGAGAAGTTAACAAGATGGTGAACTTAGAGTAACACTCTGGAAGGTTTTCAAGACAATTCTCAAATCAAATAAACTAAGTATTTGTTAAAACTTCTACTCCTGCATTACTCAGCATGGTTCAGAGATAAAGAAATCAAGCTACAACCAAAGTTTATTGCATCACATAGAACAAAAAAGTATCCAGTTCTGGTATAAATATCTCATTCCCACAAATACCCCAATCCACACACAGAATCAGTATGGAAGCAGCTCCTCCTGGAAAGGACATACAAATGTGCAGATCAAGGATAATCATATCATAATATAATTGGGCACTATTGTGCTTTCACTCTCAATGGTAATGAGAGAAGGATGGTTTTGAAAAAGGTTTTCTTCCCTAGGACAGGGCCAGGAGAAACCACACCTTGTGGAAGACtaggttttattttcactgttcaAAAATCTCTACCTAATGAGCTCATAACCTTTTCTCCAGGATTCCACAGGATTTGAGAACAACTCTTAAAATTGGGAGTTACTAGGAAGCCTTGCAGCCTTTTTGctaacacttctttttctttggataCTTCAGCTCCAGAGCGAGCCCGAGGGAGCTGTGAAAGCGAACAAAGCATACCTTATTCTCTCCTGCTAGGGTGCAACTATCCTATGCCCACAGATTTCTCCTGAACAAAAAGTCTGGAATTTATTTTAGGTAGCTTGATTTCTAACAATATAACATGTTCTTGGTGGCTATGACACAAATCATTGGACAAAAAGCTATCACATGGttttcagaacaggaaaaaaagaaagggaaaaatatgaaCAAGACAGTACAAGTCCTTGGATTCCTCCAATGTGCTTCATCCTTCAGgactcttcctcctccccttcgTCGTCTACTTTAGGTCGGAAatttttcctactctttttCTTACTGCAGTGGAATCCAACTGTTTCCACTGATGGCTCTTCAGCTGCACCACTAAATCTTGCACTAAGGTTATCGTCTGTATTTCGGTCCCCTTCCATCATGCACTCTTCCTCCTCTGTTGCCTTTCCACTCTCACTGTCTAAGTGCCCCAGCTCTACCTTATCTTCTTCCCTCAAGTCATCAGTCTTCTTAAcagattttcctttcagatcTGTCTTCATCTGTTTCTTATGATCCTCCCCTGTTgatcttttcttttcaagtccATCAACACCTCTTTTAGTTGGTTTGGTGAAGACAATCCTCCCAGCTCCGCAGCTGGAAGGGTCCTGGTTGAAGTACGGGATGTAGCTATCTTGGGTAGCTGAGCTTTGTTCCTCCCCTCTTTTCTTCAAACCCTCTAGAAATTCCATGGCCACTGCCCTGTTAGTCTTGTCACTAGACTCTGAAACTCCCTCTAGGCTGTATTTGGTCCAGCGCTCTGGGTGTGCCACATAGTCAGGCACTGCAGGAGAGGTTTTGGGAGCCAGCACTGGTCTGGCTTGCTTTCCCATGTTTTCTGGAACCATGTTACCTGAAACTGTGGTTGGAGGCAATGGACGCTTAAATCTCCCATCAACAACATTACCTTCGGGCATTGAGGGCACAGACAGCTTGGCTGCCTCCTCCAGGGAATCAAAAATGCTCTGGCTACGGAGAGAGAATGTAGAACTCATGCCCCTCAGATGGAACAGCTGGACTGGAGATCTGTGACTGCTGTTTGAAGAGTCAGGAGTCTCCCCTGATCTGTAATCCCCATCATCTACAGATGGCTCCTCAGGAGATATTGTATCAACTTCTGCTTCACCCGCTAACCCCAGATCATCAGAATCAGAATCGCTGAGCGATACCGTGTCTGAGGGCAGGGCTCCTTCATAGTCTCTGGCATCACCGGCCACGATCCCCAGAAAGGGTTCACCTGCCTCCTGGTCTCCCATCTTCAAGCTGTCACTCCACTGAGGTCTTTGACGTAGGCCCAGGAACAGCTGCAAATACAGTTTTCCAAATGCCCAGCGAGTTTAGTGCCTGGAATACAACGGAGCATAAAAACTTTACTGTGAAATGAGAACCAAGTATGAGACCAACATTCTGTGCCGTGCAAAATAATTATTACTGCAATATAACAGGCAACTGTTCTTTAGGGATTCCTAAGCAATTTTccttcaaatgaaaacattatttaagAAACGAATGCACACTAAAATTAAAGATTTACACAAGACTGAATACAAGAATATGAAGTAATTAAATACAGTGCTACACACCAAATTTCATTGCAGGTTACAGCAGGTCCAATTACTGGAAGACGAATATAAGGCTTTTGAACAAATCTGAATCCCACATAACTGTCTTACGCATCTTCAAAGACACAGCAATGACCTTTCCAAATTACACCCTGTGTTTATTCATACGctaaaaatccacaaaaacaCATCCTAATTTCTACACTTTGATTCTGCCATTTTGATCCTTTTTTGCATTATACTTCTGTCCCAACAACCATCATGTTCTGCCTATTGTAAAGGACACTATAAATGATTGAGGCCAGTGGCAGGAACTCCACAAAAATATCAGAGCCAGTTTCAGGTCTGCTTTAATGTGGCATAAAGTACAAGCTCCACTCCTTCCTTGGCTTTAAGCTCTCGTGCCATTACTAGATTCCAGGAATCAGAAAACAAGCCAGCTCAAGAAATCGATCCCATTGGATTAAGAAAACTAATCGCACACGCCATGCTTGCACATGGAAGCAAGGGGAGATTGCAACCATGGGCATCCAAGAGCAGGCCCTTCAGTCAGTAAATGACGGCGTGATGTGAAGTCTGACTTTCAGAAGCAGCTGGAATACCGACACTGCAACCTGCTTGAAGGGAACCTTGCTGAACTGAGGCTGTCGATGATCACGCTATCACTTGCTGGGCAATAGAGAACAAGAGCTGGCAAACACACCCTTTGGTTCAACTCACAGAAACGTGAATTATGAAAACAGTTCTAATATATTATTAGAATAAGCTCGACTACCTAATTATAGGTTTTTCTGAAACGATGCAGTAAACAGACATGGAAAGTCTGTGAGTCACTCACTTTCTCTTGAGACTGAGTCAGCTTCCCCTCCTGAGAGTCAGTTAAAGCCACCAAAGATCTCAGCACTTCCACcctagaaaacaaacatttccatCAAGATACTGgaaatgtagttttaaaaaaagtttcaaaaataattccttCCCCCTGAATCATCCAAAGCTGCAGAACCAGGTTCTAAATCTGACACAAACTCATGCTGGTATAAAAATCTGCACATATTCCTGGATTTTTGGCAAAAGAACAACACACAGCCTAATAAGGCAGGCACCACTATATTTACTGTCTCCACATTCACACTGCCAACTTTATTCTGTaaaataggtttttttaaaaaatcaaaccatAATTTGCATGTGCAGAAAGCTACTATTAAATAAACAGTATTAAATGTAgttaagaaaatagaaaaacaatAGTTATGCGTTGCCACTACTAAGTGCTACTAAGTGTTAAGGCCATGAGTAGCACAGAGTCCTGTTTTCAAAGAAAGGTTGTGTTCACAGTTAGGGCCAGATTTTCATGAAGCATAAAACACAAAGAATCTTCTGAAGAACCCAACAGACCCAGTGCTGTGTTCCATTTGAAGTCTGGGTGTCCTTGAAAAAAGGGATCTGATGACTGCCTTTGAAAACACTGCACTCCATGTATTTCCTAACAGGAAATAATCTTCTTAAAATTATAGTCTTTGGAACACATGACAAGTAACGACTACAACTCAGAAGAGGCACTGAATCACATAACTAACTaaaacagctgctttcagaTGGCACTAAAAGTGTTCATCGCCAGCTGTGAATCAGGGTATCTCTTGTCTGAGGGCACTTacatagaaaggaaaaattttgcTCCTAAGGAGACGTTTTAGCCTTTACAGTGTTAGTAGCCAAACATGCTGGGCCTTACACCACACCACTCACAGGTTTGTCACAGTATGATCACAGCATGACTCGGAGAGGACGGCGTCTCTCCGCATGGGAAGGTCCCCACTGGGCTCTTCCATCCTGGTCTTGCTCAAACAAGCTCTGTGCGTCTTCCTGGAGCCTGTGAGGAGAACGGAGACCCCCGTCACCCCAAACCACGGCCACGGGCCCAGCGCCCTTCCCGGGCCGGGATGCTGCTGGATACAAACCGCCCCCACCACACAAGCCCTTCTCGCTGGCCTCCGCGCcctcccgctcccgcccgcccgggcACACGGCGCGAACCGccggggaagggaagggggatcGCCCCGTACCCCGACACCGCACGGGCCCAGCGTCTTCCACAGCAGCCGCCCGCCTCGCCCGCCTCTCCCGCTCCGCCCACGGCCAGCGGCGCGCCGGGACAGCGAGTCCCCTTCGGCAGCCACGGGGCGGCCAAAGCGGTGGCGGGACCACAGCTCCCGGCGAGGAGAGCGGTGCGGAAGGGGAGGGAGTCGCCGGTCCCTCCCCGCTCCACCTCTCTCTGCGCTTCTGGGAGTTGTAGGCGCCCGCTTTTCCTCAGCGGGGGACATTTTGAGAGCGAATTTGTGGGGCGAGAGGGGGCTGAGCGACTACAGCTCCCAGGGCGCACCGCGCCGCCCGACATTTCGCAGCCCGTGCTGGGCCGGGCTCGGGGCCCCCGGGGGTCGGGGGGGCCAGCGGGAGGGCACGGCGCCGCCGCCTCTCTCCGCAGTCTGGAAAAAACACGTCACTGCTTTTGTTCTCATCGGAAAAGCAGGGCTTGGCCGCAACGGGAACGCTTCAGAGGAAGTGTCTGGTTTCTTcgtgttttggtttggttttttttttttttttttttttttttaccttcttaggtgtttattttcaaaacagaaaaccccagGTCACTCGAGGCATAAAACCATTATCcgtaacaagaaaaaaaagtttccactGCCTGTCccagaagaacattttttgCGCGTGTGTCAAGAAGCAGAGCTCTGTCTGAAAACGTTTTATTGATGTTGGCCAAAGAGgcttgacctttttttttccccttatttcagcaaacagtttaaattttcagcacaaatacaTTTCCCCCGTGGCTTCACTATTCAGCTTGTTTTCCCTATGTTTAGGAAAAAGTATTTGGTGTGCcagggggctgtgccaggcaagGTCGTGGCTGTGGAGGCTTCACTGGCTCCTTTCGAGCTGGGCCTCACTGTGAGTCACCCATAATATAAACTGCAGCCACTTCAAATGCATCCTCAGTTTTTAAACACATACTTTTGCCTGCTGGAGTGTTGCTAATTACAATAATTTATGAGACGAGGGCTGTGTTTGGAATGCATTTGGCAGCAATGATGGGATTAGTGCAAGATATCTTCCATCTAGCTGGAGTCATGCTGTAGTTTTAAACCAACAGTTTTAGAGGTGTTTCCCCATTTAGTGATCCCAGTTTTTTATGTATACACATTTGGCAGTATGGTCACAAGAATCCAAATGGGTTcttggagggaagaaaggaaaacatgagtCTTCAAGTAGGTGAGCAGaaatggaaaggaggagggCAGTAAACAGGCAAAGGCAGCGAAGAGTAAACCCCGGGTAAAGGCTACCAGTGCTGTGTAACACTGTCTAGTGtgccagggacagagcaggagtgAGTACTTGAGTGTAGTAAGGAGCAGGCAAGAAAAGGATGTTGAGTAAACAGTGGCATGCCCCATTTCTGTAAGGCTAGAGACAAGCAGGGCACATCATAGCCTAGTGCAAACAATGGCactgtttcttgttttgaacTCTGGTTCTGTGTTAGATCAGGGGCTCAGAGGGGCAGAAGAGGGCAACACTACCTCGCTGTATCACATAGGGATGTGTGTGCTTTCAGGGACAGGCCATATTTCTCCATTACCAGAGGCtacaaattctcattttttgcCTGGATGCTGTGAATATTGATAACCAAGGTCACCTTTGCAAGCTGAATGtacccttttcctccttcctgtttttttattcagaagatTTAGTATTACACACTGCAGGGAACTGGGG encodes:
- the TSSC4 gene encoding protein TSSC4, translating into MGDQEAGEPFLGIVAGDARDYEGALPSDTVSLSDSDSDDLGLAGEAEVDTISPEEPSVDDGDYRSGETPDSSNSSHRSPVQLFHLRGMSSTFSLRSQSIFDSLEEAAKLSVPSMPEGNVVDGRFKRPLPPTTVSGNMVPENMGKQARPVLAPKTSPAVPDYVAHPERWTKYSLEGVSESSDKTNRAVAMEFLEGLKKRGEEQSSATQDSYIPYFNQDPSSCGAGRIVFTKPTKRGVDGLEKKRSTGEDHKKQMKTDLKGKSVKKTDDLREEDKVELGHLDSESGKATEEEECMMEGDRNTDDNLSARFSGAAEEPSVETVGFHCSKKKSRKNFRPKVDDEGEEEES